One region of Bosea sp. 29B genomic DNA includes:
- the secF gene encoding protein translocase subunit SecF, whose protein sequence is MRLLRIVPDNTKFRIVHWRRLAYPFSAAYSVLVLALFLTVGLNFGIDFRGGTLMEMQAKSGKPDIAQVRQTANSFGFGEVEVQEFGNAGDLSMRFALQPGGEVAQQAVVTKARAAFAEAYEFRRVETVGPRVSGELVQAGTLGVVLAIMGVLVYLWFRFEMQLAIGAIVGTMHDIVLTLGFFLITQLEFNLTSIAAILTIVGYSLNETVVVFDRTRELLRRYKTMPIPELLDLSVNSTLSRTAITSTTTILALIALVFFGGTAIEGFALVMLFGVMVCTYSAMFVSTPVLLYLDVRAGRLDQSEELAEAKARV, encoded by the coding sequence CGGCCTATTCGGTGCTGGTCTTGGCGCTGTTCCTGACGGTCGGGCTCAATTTCGGCATCGATTTCCGCGGCGGCACGCTGATGGAAATGCAGGCCAAGAGCGGCAAGCCTGACATCGCCCAGGTCCGCCAGACCGCCAATAGCTTCGGCTTCGGCGAGGTCGAGGTCCAGGAGTTCGGCAATGCCGGCGACCTCTCCATGCGCTTTGCGCTCCAGCCGGGCGGCGAAGTCGCGCAGCAGGCCGTGGTGACCAAGGCACGGGCGGCATTCGCCGAAGCCTACGAGTTCCGCCGGGTCGAGACTGTCGGTCCGCGTGTCTCGGGTGAGCTGGTCCAGGCCGGCACGCTCGGCGTCGTGCTCGCGATCATGGGCGTGCTGGTCTATCTCTGGTTCCGCTTCGAGATGCAGCTCGCGATCGGCGCGATCGTCGGCACCATGCACGATATCGTGCTGACGCTCGGCTTCTTCCTGATCACGCAGCTCGAATTCAACCTGACCTCGATCGCGGCGATCCTGACCATCGTCGGCTATTCGCTGAACGAGACCGTCGTGGTGTTCGACCGGACGCGCGAATTGCTGCGCCGCTACAAGACCATGCCGATCCCGGAGCTGCTCGACCTCTCGGTCAACTCGACCCTGTCGCGCACCGCGATCACCTCGACCACCACCATCCTCGCGCTGATCGCGCTGGTCTTCTTCGGTGGCACGGCGATCGAGGGCTTCGCGCTGGTCATGCTGTTTGGCGTCATGGTCTGCACTTATTCTGCGATGTTCGTCTCGACGCCGGTGCTGCTCTATCTCGACGTCCGCGCCGGCCGCCTCGACCAGAGCGAGGAACTGGCCGAAGCCAAGGCACGGGTCTGA
- a CDS encoding MTH938/NDUFAF3 family protein, whose amino-acid sequence MAERRFDGFVPGRFQLDAFGAGGFRFAGMSHRGSILATPSGIRIWPVTSFAQVTLESLQPVLDEAGTIDFLILGIGSEIAFLPASLRDPFKAVGITVEAMATPAAARTYNVLVGEERRVAAALIAVD is encoded by the coding sequence TTGGCAGAGCGTCGCTTCGACGGCTTCGTCCCCGGACGCTTCCAGCTCGACGCCTTCGGCGCGGGCGGCTTCCGCTTCGCGGGGATGAGCCATCGCGGCTCGATCCTGGCGACGCCGTCCGGCATCCGGATCTGGCCGGTCACATCCTTCGCGCAGGTGACGCTGGAGAGCCTGCAGCCGGTTCTCGACGAGGCCGGGACGATCGACTTCCTGATCCTTGGCATCGGCAGCGAGATCGCTTTCCTTCCAGCCTCGCTGCGGGATCCGTTCAAAGCCGTCGGCATCACCGTCGAGGCGATGGCGACGCCGGCCGCGGCACGCACCTACAACGTCCTCGTTGGCGAGGAGCGGCGCGTTGCCGCAGCGCTGATTGCGGTCGACTAG
- a CDS encoding phytoene/squalene synthase family protein, with translation MTTRTEDRAGTAPAPLSQAYGHCLALVREHDPDRYIASLYAPEALRPGLFALYAFSHEIARVREQVSEPLPGEVRLQWWRDVLEAGSDAPVSGHPVAQALLDTVRRFRLPIAPLSGLVEARVFDLYDDPMPALSDLEGYAGETSSALIRLASLVLGQGRDPGGATAAGHAGVAYALCGLMRAFPWHAARGQVYLPADLLGRNGVTREDIVRGRGGPGLTYSLKEMRALARIHLRKLNDLGATVPAAIRPAFLPVALVEPYLKRMERRSYDPYRSIIGLSPLKRQWTLWRAARA, from the coding sequence ATGACCACGAGAACCGAGGACCGTGCCGGCACTGCGCCGGCCCCGCTCTCCCAGGCCTATGGCCATTGCCTGGCGCTGGTGCGCGAGCACGATCCCGACCGCTATATCGCCTCGCTCTATGCGCCCGAGGCGCTGCGGCCCGGCCTCTTCGCGCTCTATGCCTTCAGCCACGAGATCGCCCGCGTGCGCGAGCAGGTCAGCGAGCCGTTGCCGGGCGAGGTTCGCCTGCAATGGTGGCGCGATGTGCTCGAGGCCGGCTCGGATGCGCCCGTGTCGGGCCATCCGGTCGCCCAGGCGCTGCTCGATACCGTCAGGCGCTTCCGCCTGCCGATCGCCCCGCTTTCGGGCTTGGTCGAGGCGCGCGTCTTCGATCTCTATGACGATCCGATGCCCGCGCTCTCGGACCTCGAAGGCTATGCCGGCGAGACCTCGAGTGCGCTGATCCGACTTGCTTCCCTCGTGCTGGGCCAAGGCCGCGATCCCGGCGGCGCGACGGCTGCCGGCCATGCCGGGGTCGCCTATGCGCTCTGCGGGCTGATGAGGGCCTTCCCCTGGCATGCGGCGCGCGGACAGGTCTATCTCCCGGCCGATCTGCTTGGACGCAACGGCGTCACCCGCGAGGACATAGTGCGCGGCCGCGGCGGACCGGGCCTGACCTATTCGCTGAAGGAGATGCGGGCGCTGGCGCGCATCCATCTGCGCAAGCTCAACGATCTTGGCGCCACGGTGCCGGCGGCGATCAGGCCGGCGTTCCTGCCCGTCGCATTGGTCGAGCCCTATCTCAAGCGGATGGAGCGGCGCAGCTACGATCCCTATCGCAGCATCATCGGCCTCTCGCCGCTCAAGCGGCAATGGACGCTGTGGCGCGCGGCGCGGGCTTAG
- the trmFO gene encoding methylenetetrahydrofolate--tRNA-(uracil(54)-C(5))-methyltransferase (FADH(2)-oxidizing) TrmFO, whose translation MTIAPIHVVGGGLAGSEATWQIAEAGVPVVLHEMRPVRGTDAHKTEGLAELVCSNSFRSDDSSSNAVGQLHWEMRRLGSLIMAKGDAHQVPAGGALAVDRDGFSQAVTAALEAHPNVTIERGEIAGLPPTAWDKVIVATGPLTSPALAEGIRSLTGTGELAFFDAIAPIVHFDSVDMDVAWFQSRYDKAGPGGTGADYINCPLDRDQYEAFIDALLAAEKTEFKEWEGTPYFDGCLPIEVMAERGRETLRWGPMKPVGLTNKHNPTVKAYAVVQLRQDNALGTLFNMTGFQTKLKYGEQAAIFRMIPGLENAEFARLGGIHRNTYLNSPELLDPQLRLKADPRLRFAGQITGCEGYVESAAIGLLTGRLAAAERLGQPLALPPATTALGALVNHITGGHIVTIDEGPRSFQPMNINFGLFPPIEGVATHGPDGKRLKGPAKSVARKQALTARAKVELDGWVGASSVQAAE comes from the coding sequence ATGACAATCGCACCCATCCACGTCGTCGGCGGCGGCCTCGCCGGTTCGGAAGCCACCTGGCAGATCGCAGAGGCCGGCGTTCCGGTCGTCCTGCACGAAATGCGTCCAGTGCGCGGCACCGATGCCCACAAGACGGAAGGCCTCGCCGAACTGGTCTGCTCCAACTCCTTCCGCTCGGACGATTCGTCCTCCAACGCCGTCGGCCAACTCCATTGGGAGATGCGCCGGCTTGGCTCGCTGATCATGGCGAAGGGCGACGCCCACCAGGTTCCGGCCGGCGGGGCGCTCGCGGTCGACCGCGACGGCTTCTCGCAGGCCGTCACTGCCGCACTCGAAGCCCATCCCAATGTCACGATCGAGCGCGGCGAGATCGCCGGCCTGCCGCCGACCGCGTGGGACAAAGTCATTGTCGCGACCGGCCCCCTGACTTCGCCGGCGCTCGCCGAAGGCATCCGCTCGCTTACCGGCACGGGGGAGCTCGCCTTCTTCGACGCGATCGCACCGATCGTCCATTTCGATTCGGTCGACATGGACGTCGCCTGGTTCCAGTCGCGCTATGACAAGGCTGGACCGGGCGGCACCGGCGCCGACTACATCAACTGCCCGCTCGACCGCGACCAGTACGAGGCCTTCATCGACGCGCTGCTCGCGGCGGAGAAGACCGAGTTCAAGGAATGGGAGGGCACGCCCTATTTCGACGGCTGCCTGCCGATCGAGGTGATGGCCGAGCGCGGCCGCGAGACGCTGCGCTGGGGGCCGATGAAGCCGGTCGGGCTGACCAACAAGCACAATCCGACGGTGAAGGCCTATGCCGTCGTGCAGCTGCGCCAGGACAATGCGCTCGGCACCTTGTTCAACATGACGGGCTTCCAGACCAAGCTGAAATACGGCGAGCAGGCCGCGATCTTCCGCATGATCCCCGGGCTGGAAAATGCCGAGTTCGCCCGGCTCGGCGGCATCCACCGCAACACCTATCTCAACTCGCCGGAACTGCTCGATCCGCAATTGCGGCTGAAGGCCGATCCGCGCCTGCGTTTTGCCGGGCAGATCACCGGCTGCGAGGGCTATGTCGAGAGCGCCGCCATCGGCCTTCTCACCGGGCGTCTCGCCGCCGCCGAGCGGCTCGGCCAGCCTCTGGCGCTGCCGCCGGCGACGACGGCCCTGGGTGCACTGGTCAACCACATCACCGGCGGCCACATCGTCACCATCGACGAGGGTCCGCGCTCCTTCCAGCCGATGAACATCAATTTCGGCCTGTTCCCCCCGATCGAGGGCGTGGCGACGCATGGTCCGGACGGCAAGCGCCTGAAGGGCCCCGCCAAGAGCGTCGCCCGCAAGCAGGCGCTGACGGCGCGGGCGAAGGTCGAGCTGGATGGCTGGGTTGGCGCGAGCAGCGTGCAGGCGGCTGAATAG
- a CDS encoding DUF1127 domain-containing protein, with the protein MFLSMIASKIRAYLRYRETVRELSRLTDRELDDLGLSRSDIQYVARTHAA; encoded by the coding sequence ATGTTCCTGTCCATGATCGCTTCCAAGATCCGCGCCTATCTTCGCTATCGCGAGACCGTCCGCGAGCTGTCCCGCCTCACCGACCGTGAGCTCGACGATCTCGGCCTGTCGCGCTCGGACATCCAGTACGTCGCCCGCACCCACGCGGCCTGA
- a CDS encoding ceramidase domain-containing protein: MQGVGYCERLSGAFWAEPLNAASNAAFMLAALAAWLLLRQQGRRDWPAEALTTLVAIIGGGSFLFHTMPQRWTLLADVVPIQLFALCYFGLALNRFLGLSRLLAAIGAILFLGACFGLASGVTLLLPAGMRGSAGYAGFLIGLFGVALAARLRGDAITGGRIAVAGFVFALSLGFRSLDSVLCGAVPFGLHWGWHLLNGLLLYLLLRAAITHDLPAASRS; this comes from the coding sequence ATGCAGGGCGTGGGCTATTGCGAGCGACTGAGCGGAGCCTTCTGGGCCGAGCCGCTCAACGCAGCCAGTAATGCCGCCTTCATGCTCGCGGCGCTGGCGGCATGGCTGCTGCTGCGCCAGCAGGGGCGGCGCGACTGGCCGGCCGAAGCGCTGACGACGCTGGTCGCGATCATCGGCGGCGGCTCCTTCCTGTTCCACACCATGCCGCAGCGCTGGACCCTGCTGGCCGATGTCGTGCCGATCCAGCTTTTCGCGCTCTGCTATTTCGGCCTGGCGCTCAACCGGTTCCTTGGCCTGTCGCGGCTGCTGGCTGCAATCGGCGCGATTCTCTTCCTCGGCGCCTGCTTCGGCCTTGCCTCCGGCGTTACGCTATTGCTGCCGGCGGGCATGCGCGGCTCAGCCGGCTATGCCGGCTTTCTCATCGGTCTCTTTGGAGTCGCGCTGGCAGCGCGGCTGCGCGGTGATGCGATCACGGGCGGGCGAATCGCCGTCGCCGGCTTCGTCTTTGCCCTGTCGCTAGGCTTCCGCTCGCTCGATTCGGTGCTTTGCGGCGCGGTACCATTCGGCCTGCACTGGGGCTGGCACCTGCTCAACGGGCTGCTGCTCTATCTGCTGCTGCGGGCGGCGATCACGCACGACCTGCCGGCCGCGAGCCGCAGCTAG
- a CDS encoding metalloregulator ArsR/SmtB family transcription factor: MKDLDAAFSALADPTRRAILARLALGETTVMELAEPFAMSQPAVSRHLKVLEEAGLIARRIEGTKRPCRLAPGALEEIDKWLAMLRRALEANYDRLDQLLADMEPGREKDPK; this comes from the coding sequence ATGAAAGATCTCGACGCAGCCTTTTCCGCTCTCGCCGATCCGACGCGCCGGGCCATCCTGGCGCGGCTGGCTCTCGGCGAAACCACGGTGATGGAGCTCGCCGAGCCTTTCGCTATGTCGCAGCCGGCCGTGTCGCGGCACCTCAAGGTGCTGGAGGAGGCGGGGCTGATCGCCAGGCGGATCGAGGGAACGAAGCGGCCCTGCCGGCTCGCGCCTGGCGCGCTTGAGGAGATCGACAAATGGCTCGCCATGCTGAGGCGGGCCCTGGAAGCGAATTACGACCGGCTGGATCAGCTTCTGGCCGACATGGAACCAGGCAGGGAGAAGGACCCAAAATGA